One Amaranthus tricolor cultivar Red isolate AtriRed21 chromosome 1, ASM2621246v1, whole genome shotgun sequence DNA window includes the following coding sequences:
- the LOC130806216 gene encoding pheophorbide a oxygenase, chloroplastic produces MAYSLSTTTPTPSTFTKPFPPLPFLSLQNRKTHYNSSKRLSNLPLLRVTAPSRTITGSPEEEQELPTFSNDGVSPDTEEKEESSKFTWRDHWYPVSLIEDLDARVPTPFQLLGRDIVLWFSKSSNQWVALDDKCPHRLAPLSEGRLDENGDLQCSYHGWSFNGCGSCTRIPQARSEGPEARAVKSPRACATRFPTMVSQGLLFVWPDENGWERANTTQPPRLPDDFDMPEFATVSIQRDLYYGYDTLMENVSDPSHIDFAHHKVTGRRDRAKPLPFKVESSGHWGFAGANDDNPRISAEFVAPCYYMNKIEIDTKLPIVGDQKWTIWICSFNIPMVPGKTRSIVCSARNFFQLTVPGPSWWQVVPRWHEHWTSNKVYDGDMIVLQGQEKFFHSKSTEGSEDINKQYTKITFTPTQADRFVLAFRNWLRRHGNGQPEWFGSVSQQPLPSTVLSKREMLDRFEQHTLKCSSCKGAYEGFQLWLKITIGTTVIFAATAGIPASLQLRIILGGLAIVSAAVSYALYELQKNFVFVDYVHADID; encoded by the exons GGCTTATTCTCTCTCTACCACAACACCAACTCCTTCAACCTTCACTAAACCCTTCCCTCCTCTCCCCTTTCTTTctttacaaaatcggaaaaccCATTACAATTCCTCCAAGAGACTCTCAAATCTTCCATTACTTCGAGTCACTGCTCCTTCTAGAACAATTACTGGCTCTcctgaagaagaacaagaactacCCACTTTCTCAAACGATGGAGTTTCCCCTGATacagaagaaaaagaggaatcTTCAAAATTCACTTGGCGAGATCATTGGTACCCAGTCTCTCTAATCGAAGACCTCGATGCGCGTGTCCCAACCCCTTTCCAGCTTCTTGGTCGTGACATTGTTTTGTGGTTTAGCAAATCCAGTAATCAATGGGTTGCTTTGGATGATAAGTGCCCACATCGTCTTGCACCTCTTTCT GAAGGGAGGCTAGATGAGAATGGAGATTTGCAGTGTTCATATCATGGTTGGTCTTTTAATGGGTGTGGATCATGTACTCGGATTCCCCAGGCCCGATCAGAGGGTCCAGAAGCTCGTGCTGTAAAGTCTCCTAGAGCTTGCGCCACAAGGTTCCCAACTATGGTGTCTCAAGGCTTGCTTTTTGTTTGGCCTGATGAGAATGGGTGGGAAAGAGCTAATACTACTCAACCTCCAAG ATTGCCAGATGACTTTGATATGCCTGAGTTTGCCACAGTATCTATCCAGCGTGATCTGTACTATGGTTATGACACTTTGATGGAGAATGTCTCTGATCCCTCACACATTGACTTTGCTCATCACAAG GTTACTGGAAGGAGGGACAGGGCCAAGCCTTTGCCATTCAAGGTTGAATCCAGTGGTCATTGGGGCTTTGCTGGAGCTAATGATGATAACCCAAGAATAAGTGCTGAATTTGTTGCACCTTGTTACTATATGAATAA GATAGAGATTGACACAAAACTTCCCATAGTTGGTGATCAAAAGTGGACAATATGGATTTGTTCCTTTAACATACCAATGGTGCCTGGCAAGACACGTTCAATTGTTTGTAGTGCTCGTAACTTTTTCCAGTTGACAGTGCCAGGCCCTTCTTGgtggcag GTGGTACCTAGATGGCATGAACATTGGACATCAAACAAAGTGTACGATGGTGATATGATTGTGCTTCAGGGTCAAGAAAAATTCTTCCATTCTAAATCAACAGAGGGTTCTGAAGATATTAATAAGCAGTATACAAAAATTACATTTACACCAACACAGGCAGATCGTTTTGTTCTAGCATTTCGTAACTGGCTCAGACGGCATGGCAATGGCCAACCTGAATGGTTTGGTTCGGTGAGCCAACAGCCTTTACCATCAACGGTTTTGTCCAAACGTGAG ATGCTGGATAGATTTGAGCAGCACACTCTGAAATGCTCGTCGTGTAAAGGAGCTTATGAAGGTTTCCAGTTATGGCTAAAAATAACGATAGGCACAACCGTCATTTTTGCAGCAACAGCAGGTATCCCTGCATCCTTGCAGTTACGTATAATTTTAGGTGGGCTTGCCATTGTTAGTGCTGCCGTGAGTTATGCTTTGTATGAGCTGCAGAAAAACTTTGTGTTTGTTGATTATGTACATGCTGATATTGATTAG